One Dysidea avara chromosome 7, odDysAvar1.4, whole genome shotgun sequence genomic region harbors:
- the LOC136261069 gene encoding uncharacterized protein has product MPEEPNLEKFWSIESVGTDAAKQTVDSTFLRTYQQSSITQTPQGMYVARFPWKEDKPFYPQTSTICKKRTTALLQKLKQTPDLLNIYDNIIKDQEKRGFIERVNDNDTTENTHYLPHRAVKKDSATTPIRIVYDCSCRGNEDDDDCENTPSTTQDSDGNVAGIHNVVNITRYSSVATTA; this is encoded by the exons ATGCCTGAAGAGCCCAATCTTGAGAAGTTCTGGTCCATTGAATCTGTTGGTACAGATGCCGCCAAACAAACTGTGGATTCTACCTTTCTTCGCACTTATCAGCAATCTTCAATCACACAGACACCTCAGGGCATGTACGTAGCAAGATTTCCTTGGAAAGAGGACAAACCCTTTTACCCTCAAACATCCACAATTTGTAAGAAACGAACAACTGCATTACTGCAGAAACTTAAGCAAACACCGGATCTCCTAAACATATATGACAACATTATCAAGGACCAAGAGAAGAGAGGTTTTATTGAAAGAGTTAATGACAATGACACCACTGAAAATACTCATTATCTACCCCATCGTGCAGTCAAGAAGGACTCTGCCACAACGCCCATTCGTATTGTTTATGACTGTAGCTGTCGTGGCAATG aagatgatgatgactgTGAGAACACACCCTCAACAACACAGGACAGTGATGGAAATGTAGCAGGTATTCATAATGTTGTCAACATTACACGTTATAGTTCCGTTG CAACCACTGCTTAA
- the LOC136261070 gene encoding uncharacterized protein, with protein sequence MGKPYRTPDLPPLPKTRVGSATPFAVTGVNFTGTLHVKEPIAFGRFSSRRSLPSIILSDNASTYLAAAEELKTMLESNDIKETMGRQGVDSKTSSLTVIVEIESMLNDRPLTYVNSDLQDPQPLTPSHLLYGRRIQQVLHPLKDQEEINNPSYVDGMDFRKSVDKLSQLIGHFSSRWKKEYLTSLREFYKMTRQSRQMINKGDVVTVHEDNKPRLQWRLAIVEDLIKGNDDQVRAAHIRTSTHTTTRPVAKLYPLEVQDEKHNDPTAPEDVELSTDNVANEDTQKTADTNTVRTRSVRAAASKAIQKMKEWNRVLGPPPEGVYNCELYLESRDTR encoded by the exons ATGGGGAAACCTTACAGGACTCCTGATTTACCACCACTCCCCAAGACCCGTGTTGGATCAGCCACACCATTTGCTGTAACAGGGGTGAATTTTACTGGGACACTTCATGTTAAGGAGCCTATTG CTTTCGGAAGGTTTTCCAGTCGAAGATCACTTCCATCTATTATCCTATCTGATAACGCCTCCACTTACCTCGCTGCTGCTGAGGAATTGAAGACAATGTTGGAGTCAAATGACATCAAGGAAACCATGGGACGTCAAGGAGTTGACTCCAAAACGAGCTCCCTG ACAGTCATTGTAGAAATCGAGAGCATGTTAAATGATAGGCCACTCACTTATGTGAATTCCGACTTGCAAGATCCTCAACCATTAACACCGTCCCACCTACTTTATGGTAGAAGAATACAGCAAGTTCTTCATCCCCTCAAAGATCAAGAGGAAATCAATAACCCAAGTTATGTTGATGGTATGGACTTCAGGAAAAGTGTTGACAAACTCTCACAATTGATTGGACATTTCTCTTCACGATGGAAGAAAGAGTACCTAACTTCATTACGAGAATTCTACAAGATGACTAGGCAGAGCAGGCAAATGATAAACAAAGGAGATGTAGTGACTGTACATGAAGACAACAAACCAAGGCTACAGTGGAGACTAGCCATAGTTGAAGATCTCATCAAGGGAAATGATGATCAAGTTAGGGCTGCACACATCAGGACAAGCACTCACACAACAACTAGACCGGTTGCCAAGTTGTACCCATTAGAAGTACAGGATGAGAAGCACAATGACCCCACTGCTCCAGAAGATGTTGAACTATCAACCGACAATGTAGCCAATGAAGATACGCAGAAGACAGCTGACACTAACACAGTTCGTACACGTTCAGTAAGAGCAGCTGCTTCTAAGGCAATCCAGAAGATGAAGGAGTGGAATCGTGTACTTGGCCCGCCCCCGGAGGGTGTCTACAACTGTGAACTATATTTAGAATCAagagacacacggtag
- the LOC136261068 gene encoding uncharacterized protein, with protein sequence MQRRERQYAAKRQKGVGAKRKTASVPLVTEQTDQPMEMNSAREEESEIENHDPNSSAQVCEQAVSDGDQNGIECEGNNELLQKLEGMEQTILSQQELIANLSFLLNAKQQHVETSVSSALQTQMQTITLQENFISQLQASLKEATLSPAAKLMNDDEQMHYFTGLSSYALFESLSNLLTSAFKKINSNHGNLSSKDNLLLVLTKLRTAVPNKELSYRFGISTGRVSQIFHEWIDIMARELRQLIVWPDRQMIRKTLPSCFKPLYPRATCIIDCSEIFIERASSLSARSETYSSYKSHNTAKFFVAVSLTGAIIFISKCWGGRVSDKMITSKFGFLDKIVHGDLVLADRGFDIAEDLGLRGASLAIPAFTKGKPQLSQREVETSRKLSNVRIHVERAIGRMKCYKILQNVFPISLLKISQEEDYATIDKILVVVAALCNLQPPLV encoded by the coding sequence ATGCAGCGACGTGAGCGTCAGTATGCTGCAAAGCGACAGAAGGGTGTTGGTGCTAAGCGAAAGACTGCTTCTGTGCCTCTGGTAACTGAACAGACTGACCAGCCAATGGAAATGAATTCTGCAAGAGAAGAAGAAAGTGAGATAGAAAATCATGATCCTAACAGTTCTGCACAAGTTTGTGAACAGGCAGTGAGTGATGGTGACCAAAATGGTATTGAATGTGAAGGTAACAATGAGCTCCTGCAAAAACTGGAAGGTATGGAGCAAACTATTTTGTCACAGCAGGAGTTAATAGCAAATCTAAGTTTTCTTCTTAATGCAAAACAGCAGCATGTTGAAACAAGTGTTAGTTCTGCTCTACAGACCCAGATGCAAACCATTACATTGCAAGAAAACTTTATTTCACAATTACAGGCTAGTTTGAAGGAAGCTACACTTTCTCCAGCCGCAAAGCTGATGAATGATGATGAGCAAATGCATTACTTTACAGGGCTGTCATCATATGCATTGTTCGAATCTCTATCAAACCTGTTAACTTCAGCATTTAAAAAAATCAACTCTAATCATGGAAATCTGTCAAGCAAGGACAATTTGTTATTGGTTTTGACAAAATTGAGAACAGCAGTCCCCAATAAGGAATTGTCATACAGATTTGGCATTTCTACAGGAAGAGTGTCACAAATTTTTCATGAATGGATTGATATAATGGCACGGGAATTACGCCAGCTAATAGTATGGCCTGATCGGCAAATGATAAGGAAAACTTTACCAAGCTGCTTCAAGCCACTTTATCCAAGAGCAACCTGCATAATTGACTGCTCAGAGATATTTATAGAGAGAGCAAGTTCCCTGTCAGCTAGAAGTGAAACTTATTCTAGTTACAAAAGTCACAACACGGCAAAATTTTTTGTTGCCGTGAGTCTAACAGGAGCTATTATATTCATCTCAAAATGTTGGGGTGGACGTGTATCGGATAAAATGATCACTTCTAAATTTGGATTTCTTGATAAAATTGTCCATGGTGATTTGGTTCTTGCTGACAGAGGGTTTGATATTGCAGAGGATTTAGGACTAAGAGGAGCTTCACTTGCCATCCCAGCATTCACTAAGGGAAAGCCACAATTGTCCCAAAGGGAAGTAGAAACGTCTCGAAAGCTATCCAATGTAAGAATTCATGTGGAAAGAGCCATTGGACGAATGAAATGTtacaagattttacaaaacgtCTTTCCCATCTCACTATTAAAGATATCTCAGGAGGAAGACTATGCTACTATTGACAAGATTTTAGTAGTAGTTGCTGCACTATGCAATCTACAACCACCATTAGTATAA